The genomic interval ATAGCTGGGCGTTCGGCACCGGATTCATGGAGTCGGGCAATCCGTTGGGAGCCGTTATCGGCGGTTTCGACAAAGCCTTTCTGTACGGTATCACGATCGATACGATGATGCCCAGTGGCATTCCCGAACTGACGTTCGTCATGTTCCAGTGCATGTTCGCTCTGATTACTCCCGCTCTTATTCTGGGGGCGTTCGCCGAGCGGATCAAGTTTTCGGGCTACACGGTGTTTATCGTGCTGTGGGTCATTCTGGCCTATTTCCCGATGGCGCACTGGGTGTGGGGAGGCGGCTTCCTGCAGCGGATGGGTGCGATCGATTTCGCCGGCGGAACGGTAGTTCATATCAATGCCGGTATCTCGGCCTTGGTTATGGCGATCATGCTGGGAAAAAGGGAAGATTACCGGATCGGACATCCCGTTATTCCGCATAACGTAGCGTTCGTTTTCATGGGAACCTCTTTCCTGTGGCTGGGCTGGTTCGGTTTCAATGCCGGCAGCGGCTTGGCCGCCGACGGTCTGGCTGCCAACGCTTTCCTCGTGACTCATGTTGCAACGGCCGTCGCGGCGGTTACTTGGATGGCGATGGACTGGATATGCAACAAGAAGCCGACTACCGTAGGCGCGTGCACGGGAGCCGTGGCCGGACTGGTGGCGATCACTCCGGCCGCCGGCACGGTAGATCTGCTGGGCGCATTCTGTATCGGGCTGATTACGCCGGTCGTCTGCTTTTT from Alistipes ihumii AP11 carries:
- a CDS encoding ammonium transporter, whose protein sequence is MMAAVVAASLFPTSLSAQDVAGAADAAELALAGETPVLDSGNTAWLIVATVLVLLMSIPGIALFYGGLVRQKNVLSVIMQTMFIVGVVSILWVAFGYSWAFGTGFMESGNPLGAVIGGFDKAFLYGITIDTMMPSGIPELTFVMFQCMFALITPALILGAFAERIKFSGYTVFIVLWVILAYFPMAHWVWGGGFLQRMGAIDFAGGTVVHINAGISALVMAIMLGKREDYRIGHPVIPHNVAFVFMGTSFLWLGWFGFNAGSGLAADGLAANAFLVTHVATAVAAVTWMAMDWICNKKPTTVGACTGAVAGLVAITPAAGTVDLLGAFCIGLITPVVCFFMVAVIKPKFKYDDALDAFGVHGMGGIVGSVLTGIFATRYITGEDGVQGALYGDWHQLWVQIFTTLVSIVFSAVVTYVLYKAVDKLIGIRVDKRVEEEGLDIYEHGETAYN